Proteins found in one Phycodurus eques isolate BA_2022a chromosome 18, UOR_Pequ_1.1, whole genome shotgun sequence genomic segment:
- the nkain2 gene encoding sodium/potassium-transporting ATPase subunit beta-1-interacting protein 2 isoform X1, whose amino-acid sequence MGCCSGRCTLAFICGMQLVSVFERQIIDFLGYQWAPILTNFLHIIVVILGLFGTIQFRPRYVTGYAAWLVIWMTWNVFIICFYLEVGELSKDSDLVLTFNLSMHRSWWMENGPGCRVTPVSPPPSWAPEDHRYISIAGCLMEFQFVEVAHSSLQILLALAGFIYACYVVKLISEEEDSFDFIGGFDSYGYQGPQKTSHLQLQPMYMSK is encoded by the exons GTCAGCGTCTTCGAGCGTCAGATCATCGACTTCCTGGGCTACCAGTGGGCTCCCATCCTGACCAACTTCCTGCACATCATCGTGGTCATCCTGGGCTTGTTTGGCACCATCCAGTTCAGACCGCGCTACGTCACCGGG TACGCAGCCTGGCTGGTCATCTGGATGACTTGGAATGTTTTCATCATCTGTTTTTACCTGGAGGTCGGCGAGCTGTCCAAG GACTCTGACCTCGTCCTCACCTTCAACCTGTCCATGCATCGCTCTTGGTGGATGGAGAACGGCCCCGGGTGCAGGGTGACCCCCGTCAGCCCTCCTCCCTCTTGGGCACCCGAGGACCACCGATACATATCGATAGCCGGGTGCCTGATGGAGTTTCAGTTTGTAGAAGTGGCTCACTCCTCGCTGCAGATACTTCTGGCT TTGGCGGGCTTCATCTACGCCTGCTACGTGGTCAAGCTCATCTCGGAGGAGGAGGACAGCT TCGATTTTATAGGCGGATTCGACTCGTACGGCTACCAGGGGCCTCAGAAGACCTCCCACCTTCAGCTCCAGCCCATGTACAT GTCAAAATAA